Proteins found in one Ciconia boyciana unplaced genomic scaffold, ASM3463844v1 HiC_scaffold_68, whole genome shotgun sequence genomic segment:
- the LOC140645977 gene encoding feather keratin-like, which translates to MACYDLCRPCGPTPLANSCNEPCVTQCQDSRVVIQPPAVLVTLPGPILSSFPQSTAVGSSSSAAVGNVLSSQGVPVSSGGFGYGFGGLGCFGGRRGCYPC; encoded by the coding sequence ATGGCCTGCTACGACCTCTGCCGCCCCTGCGGACCCACCCCGCTGGCTAACAGCTGCAACGAGCCCTGTGTCACGCAGTGCCAGGACTCCCGCGTTGTCATCCAGCCTCCCGCCGTGCTGGTCACCCTGCcaggacccatcctcagctccttcccccagagcACCGCCGTCGGATCCTCCTCATCCGCTGCTGTGGGCAACGTCCTCAGCTCCCAGGGAGTGCCCGTCTCCTCCGGCGGCTTCGGCTACGGCTTCGGAGGCCTGGGCTGCTTCGGCGGCAGAAGAGGCTGCTACCCCTGCTAA